CGTGACGTGTTCCAGCGGCACGTACGTGCGTGCCCTCGCCCGCGACGTGGGCGATGCCCTGGGCGTCGGTGGCCACCTGACCGTGTTGCGACGCACGCGGGTCGGCGCCTTCGGGCTGGGCGTCGCAGCGACGCTCGACCAGCTCGCCGTGCAGTTCTCGGTGGTCCCCCTGGACGAGGTGGCCCGCGCCACGTTCGACGCGGTCGACCTCGACGAGGAGGCGGCCCGGCATGTCGGGTTCGGTCGCGCGCTGCCGGACACGACGCTCCCGTCGGCGGGACCCGTGGCATTGTTCGCGCCGGACGGCCGGTTCCTCGCGCTGTACGAGCAGGCCGGCGACGACGCCCGCCCGGTCGCCGTGTTCGTCTGACCCCGATCCGGGGCGGTGGATCTGCGACCGAATGGGCCCGTCGGTGTCACCGCGACCGAAAGACGGCTGTATCGGTCGCGAATCCACCGCCCGACGGACGGGTCGGGATGACTAGGGTGGGCGCACCATGAGAATCCGCCCCCCGTCCCCGCGTGCCATCGCCTGGCGGGCCGCCCGTACGTGGCTGGTGGCCGTGGTGGTCGTGGTGGTGGGGCTGATGTCGACCACCAAGATCCGCAAGCTGCTGCGCGGCAAGCGGGCCGCCGAGCCGTTCCGGCGGACGCCCGTACGGGCGGTCCCGGTCGCCGGGTCGCAGATCGCGACCTTCACCGACGGGGCCGAGCTGTTCGAGGACATGCTCGCGGCGATCGACGCCGCGTCGGAGCGGGTCCTGCTCGAGACCTACATCCTCAAGGCCGATGCGACCGGTCAACGGTTCAAGGACGCGCTCGTCCGGGCCGCGGGGCGCGGCGTCGACGTGCACGTGATCTACGACGGCTTCGCCAACCTCGTCGTGTCACCGTCGTTCCTCAGGTTCCCGGCCCCCATCCAGGTGTTGCGCTACCCGGTCTGGGCGGCCGGGCTCCAGGTGTTCAACCCGCGCCGACTCGGTCGGGACCACCGCAAGATCCTGGTCGTCGACGGGACCGTGGGGTACGTGGGCGGCTACAACATCGGCGACCTCTACGCGACCGACTGGCGCGACACCCACCTGCGGGTGACCGGCCCTGCGGTGTGGGACCTCGACAACGCCTTCGTCGACTTCTGGAACCTGCGGGGCGGGTCGCTGCGACGGCTGCACCAGATCGGCACCGCCAGCTGGGACCCGCACGTGCGAGCCCACCGCAACACGCCCGGACAGCTGATGTACCCCATCCGCGGCATGTACCTGGAGGCGATCGACCGGGCCCAGCACCACATCTACATCACCGCGGCGTACTTCATCCCGGACCACGACATCCTGCAGGGACTGCTGGACGCCGCGCGCCGCGGGGTGGACGTCCGCATCCTGATGCCGGAGGTCTCCAACCACGTCGTGGCCGACTGGTTGTCCCGCGGGTTCTACGGCAGTCTCCTGGCGGGCGGCGTGCGGATCCTGCTGTACCAGGACTGGATGGTGCATGCCAAGACCGCGACGATCGACGGCCGGTGGAGCACCGTGGGCACGGCGAACATTGACCGGCTGAGCCTGACCGGCAACTACGAGATCAATCTCGAGATCATCGATCCCGGACTCGCCGCGCACTTGGAGGCGGTGTTCGACAACGACACCCGCCCACCGCAGGCGCGAGAGCTGACCCGCGCCGAGTGGGAGCGTCGCCACCTGGTGGCCCGGGTCTGCGAACTGATCCTGCGACCCCTGCGGCCGCTGCTCTGAGCATGAGAGTCCTCTCACGATCGGCTCATGGACGACTCACCTGAGCGCAGGAGAGTCGAGTCATCAACCGATCGAGGAGGAACCATGAACCTGCCCCTGAAGACTGGACTCGTGACCCTGGCCGCCGTGGTGGTGGTCGGCGGAGCCGGCGTGGCGATCGCCGCGAATGCCGACTCGTCCGTCGACCCCGCCGTCAAGCGGGAGGACTCGTCGTCGTCCGTCGTGACCGTCGAGGACGACGACACCGACCGTGACCGCGACCGTGACGGGGACCTGGACACCCGCAACACCGGCGTGAGCGTCGTCTCCGCGCCCACGGTCCAGTCGGCGCCCAGTGTCCAGTCCGCACCCAGTGCGCCGTCGGCCCCGAGCGCCCCGTCCTTCCAGACGCCGCAGAGCGCGCCGTCGGCTCCGAGCGCCGCCAGCGCC
The Aeromicrobium marinum DSM 15272 genome window above contains:
- a CDS encoding phospholipase D-like domain-containing protein, which produces MRIRPPSPRAIAWRAARTWLVAVVVVVVGLMSTTKIRKLLRGKRAAEPFRRTPVRAVPVAGSQIATFTDGAELFEDMLAAIDAASERVLLETYILKADATGQRFKDALVRAAGRGVDVHVIYDGFANLVVSPSFLRFPAPIQVLRYPVWAAGLQVFNPRRLGRDHRKILVVDGTVGYVGGYNIGDLYATDWRDTHLRVTGPAVWDLDNAFVDFWNLRGGSLRRLHQIGTASWDPHVRAHRNTPGQLMYPIRGMYLEAIDRAQHHIYITAAYFIPDHDILQGLLDAARRGVDVRILMPEVSNHVVADWLSRGFYGSLLAGGVRILLYQDWMVHAKTATIDGRWSTVGTANIDRLSLTGNYEINLEIIDPGLAAHLEAVFDNDTRPPQARELTRAEWERRHLVARVCELILRPLRPLL